One Mya arenaria isolate MELC-2E11 chromosome 5, ASM2691426v1 genomic window carries:
- the LOC128236239 gene encoding uncharacterized protein LOC128236239 isoform X2: MELKWFLGIVGVGEACINVLFCYLALILDDWIDHSPFPRVGLWTGWVKPTRAMMFLGLFATIGTTVTASIFVKKNIKVFLFITIGLAVVSGIFMLAGYLIFSEATSHLGLRGGNGSSFCIRACILAWGIAITYAFVFILSKRELPPANLVHASLNPLETHM; encoded by the exons atggAATTAAAGTGGTTTCTAGGTATTGTTGGTGTAGGAGAAGCGTGTATTAATGTGCTGTTTTGTTATCTTGCTCTCATTTTGGACGACTGGATCGACCATTCACCCTTCCCCAGGGTAGGACTTTGGACAG GTTGGGTAAAGCCCACCCGAGCCATGATGTTTCTGGGCCTGTTTGCTACGATCGGTACCACCGTGACGGCTAGTATCTTTGTCAAGAAAAACATCAAAGTGTTCCTCTTCATAACCATTGGCCTGGCTGTCGTCTCAG GTATTTTCATGCTGGCTGGGTACTTAATATTTTCTGAGGCGACGTCACATTTGGGATTACGCGGCGGCAATGGCTCTTCGTTTTGTATACGTGCCTGTATTCTTGCGTGGGGCATTGCCATTACATATGCTTTTGTATTTATCTTGTCTAAGAGGGAACTGCCGCCAGCTAATCTCGTTCATGCTTCACTCAATCCACTAGAAACacatatgtaa
- the LOC128236239 gene encoding uncharacterized protein LOC128236239 isoform X1, whose translation MELKWFLGIVGVGEACINVLFCYLALILDDWIDHSPFPRVGLWTGWSDMPSWVKPTRAMMFLGLFATIGTTVTASIFVKKNIKVFLFITIGLAVVSGIFMLAGYLIFSEATSHLGLRGGNGSSFCIRACILAWGIAITYAFVFILSKRELPPANLVHASLNPLETHM comes from the exons atggAATTAAAGTGGTTTCTAGGTATTGTTGGTGTAGGAGAAGCGTGTATTAATGTGCTGTTTTGTTATCTTGCTCTCATTTTGGACGACTGGATCGACCATTCACCCTTCCCCAGGGTAGGACTTTGGACAGGTTGGTCAGATATGCCAA GTTGGGTAAAGCCCACCCGAGCCATGATGTTTCTGGGCCTGTTTGCTACGATCGGTACCACCGTGACGGCTAGTATCTTTGTCAAGAAAAACATCAAAGTGTTCCTCTTCATAACCATTGGCCTGGCTGTCGTCTCAG GTATTTTCATGCTGGCTGGGTACTTAATATTTTCTGAGGCGACGTCACATTTGGGATTACGCGGCGGCAATGGCTCTTCGTTTTGTATACGTGCCTGTATTCTTGCGTGGGGCATTGCCATTACATATGCTTTTGTATTTATCTTGTCTAAGAGGGAACTGCCGCCAGCTAATCTCGTTCATGCTTCACTCAATCCACTAGAAACacatatgtaa
- the LOC128233650 gene encoding uncharacterized protein LOC128233650 isoform X2, which produces MSANVFVNENDSVPVTCNTTEPAFIVEFYISNLKYATIFPKSDCKVLYANVTCICESITVITCMTLILKRNDHGNNVTFLAQYGSRSVISSVVIHVIDMNQSNSNVSQEHARYEDLNMLRCTPNGEYTDLGFNTKDNIKERTSSSENNQYENLTLNSTKRNEQELALYTIDV; this is translated from the exons ATGTCTGCCAATGTGTTTGTGAACGAAAACGATTCTGTACCAGTCACCTGTAATACCACAGAACCTGCATTTATTGTAGAATTTTACATCAGCAACTTGAAATATGCGACAATATTTCCAAAGAGCGATTGTAAAGTCCTCTATGCTAATGTAACCTGCATATGCGAAAGCATTACAGTTATAACTTGCATGACATTGATCCTGAAAAGAAACGACCATGGAAACAATGTAACATTTCTTGCTCAATATGGAAGTAGGAGCGTTATATCGTCCGTCGTTATACACGTGATAG ACATGAATCAATCCAACAGCAATGTTTCACAAGAGCATGCACG atACGAAGACCTAAACATGTTGAGGTGCACACCAAATGGCGAATATACAGATTTGG GGTTCAACACAAAAGACAACATCAAAGAAAGGACTTCTTCATCTGAAAACAATCAATATGAAAATCTGACACTTAACTCGACGAAAAGAAATGAACAGGAGTTAGCTCTCTATACAATTGACGTTTAA
- the LOC128233650 gene encoding uncharacterized protein LOC128233650 isoform X1, protein MRTFMCLCFLTLLKTYAAQIHMSANVFVNENDSVPVTCNTTEPAFIVEFYISNLKYATIFPKSDCKVLYANVTCICESITVITCMTLILKRNDHGNNVTFLAQYGSRSVISSVVIHVIDMNQSNSNVSQEHARYEDLNMLRCTPNGEYTDLGFNTKDNIKERTSSSENNQYENLTLNSTKRNEQELALYTIDV, encoded by the exons ATGAGGACATTTATGTGTTTGTGCTTCTTGACACTTCTCAAGACATATG cAGCACAAATTCACATGTCTGCCAATGTGTTTGTGAACGAAAACGATTCTGTACCAGTCACCTGTAATACCACAGAACCTGCATTTATTGTAGAATTTTACATCAGCAACTTGAAATATGCGACAATATTTCCAAAGAGCGATTGTAAAGTCCTCTATGCTAATGTAACCTGCATATGCGAAAGCATTACAGTTATAACTTGCATGACATTGATCCTGAAAAGAAACGACCATGGAAACAATGTAACATTTCTTGCTCAATATGGAAGTAGGAGCGTTATATCGTCCGTCGTTATACACGTGATAG ACATGAATCAATCCAACAGCAATGTTTCACAAGAGCATGCACG atACGAAGACCTAAACATGTTGAGGTGCACACCAAATGGCGAATATACAGATTTGG GGTTCAACACAAAAGACAACATCAAAGAAAGGACTTCTTCATCTGAAAACAATCAATATGAAAATCTGACACTTAACTCGACGAAAAGAAATGAACAGGAGTTAGCTCTCTATACAATTGACGTTTAA